One part of the Georgfuchsia toluolica genome encodes these proteins:
- a CDS encoding heparinase II/III domain-containing protein, with the protein MAQTCTPSATVDWMVTPNPNAQDIRPPDCVTVQQTPPDFRWPDVITSGGYQVTLTYPDGHIRTLPATQNWLNWDEVLPAGIYSWAVSYVGGAASKQRRFIVDSSSMPFLVPKISNVLRAVSAKAHPRSLPDATTLATMKAQRSAAVNTLLNDVSGRFGNPLPTPGTTADQAFTYSTNALAAMMACVYSNQDTYCNEAIRRVTNLASWDPSGPTAYSNSGMGEAARYLTWTVAFGYDWLYPRLTSTQRSRIRNTLVTRIGAMYNDVIGTRSRLATYPRDLYGNQTLGITAVVSTLVAGDLKQASTWVTNSLPLALNAISPWGGDQGGSAGSTAQGNRDNGELLPLWNALKYATGINVTQKAWVRNWGRFFTYFTPPGMAGGTTVFGDGFEKNDTELQARFGKAYTYFAPTPLGRWHMSLLSGEDQTRIEYLMAPPADFSGPQPFPAGTPNSLYVGSLGEVAMHSDLSNTARTSVYFKSSRPPYGAFSHSHADQNSFVINAGGQRLAIESGYYDGYKTTHWMNWYHPTRSSNAITYDGGLGQLFYEANRTQGYGKITGFSSSAAYDIVSGDATSAYGGALTLARRSLLYLRPNLILVYDNVASATNRQWEWNIHSINQMTSASDKTATIQNNGQSLCVTMLGGPAMHFTQTNQFTANPTGTWAPQWHGKFYSTTRLPAAEFVALMNVGCTAVTASATNTSGVWTVLIGDKTVTVDSGGAITVATATTATAAAATSTTTTTTTTKATTTTTAAPTTTTTTAAPTTTTTVATTTTTTLLLTASAPPPATSLPSTNTKAITTFESIGLYWTPPSNPGSAGCPIRYQKVGDTAWKNGLPMWYDARNNECRGSLVQLSPGTSYVVQFSLPGQAPSAQVSATTWSNNFPVAKTVYLPNGTSSKTLAITAGGTASGYVLYTFPAGGQSTIDVANAQTYNITVSAPYVIIRELILKGAQADAIRLLPGAHDVVIEGNDISGWGRFSSTTSEGNIGVDMDAAVRARCYDQTLVRLIVQRNRIHDPRYTTNSWALGHPVGPNGIATENCGGNMVIRYNEIYAGPSGHYYMDGIGGASNFSTIGMPNADSDIYGNLIQNAMDDGIEAEGGDRNVRIWGNYINQTGTGIASTVDSVGPLYIFRNVYNRSRFNYEVSLDSDTRGPFAKSGSKDATIGGGRRYLFHNTLLQATQTGVVYGLGTGSAITSAGLAITNTVTRNNIFQIWTSSKTLFQASGGSANDFGYDLYNSTNMGGAAETNGIYGLPTYASGNGWTSESGGMYQLAPNSLGYDRGVRLPNFNDSYLGAGPDIGAAEAGAPAMQFGVKAYVTAP; encoded by the coding sequence ATGGCGCAAACCTGCACGCCGAGCGCCACGGTCGACTGGATGGTGACGCCCAACCCGAACGCCCAGGATATCCGGCCGCCCGATTGCGTGACCGTGCAGCAGACGCCACCCGATTTTCGCTGGCCCGACGTAATCACCAGCGGCGGCTACCAGGTGACCCTCACCTATCCCGACGGCCACATCAGGACACTGCCGGCGACGCAGAACTGGCTTAACTGGGACGAGGTTTTGCCGGCCGGTATCTACTCGTGGGCGGTCAGTTATGTTGGTGGCGCAGCAAGCAAACAGCGCCGATTCATTGTCGATTCCAGCTCCATGCCCTTCCTGGTGCCGAAGATCAGCAATGTGCTGAGGGCGGTGTCGGCCAAGGCTCACCCGCGCAGCCTGCCCGACGCCACGACGCTGGCGACGATGAAGGCGCAGCGCAGCGCGGCAGTTAACACCCTTCTCAACGATGTCAGCGGGCGCTTTGGGAACCCGCTGCCGACCCCGGGCACCACGGCCGACCAGGCGTTTACCTACAGCACGAATGCTCTGGCTGCCATGATGGCCTGCGTGTACAGCAATCAGGACACGTACTGCAACGAAGCAATACGCCGCGTCACGAACCTTGCCTCGTGGGATCCGAGCGGACCCACGGCGTATTCCAATTCGGGCATGGGTGAAGCCGCGCGCTACCTGACGTGGACCGTCGCGTTCGGCTACGACTGGCTCTACCCGCGGCTGACCTCGACCCAGCGGAGCCGGATCCGGAACACGCTGGTGACCCGCATCGGCGCCATGTATAACGACGTCATAGGAACGCGCTCGCGCCTCGCGACATATCCTCGCGATTTGTATGGCAACCAGACGCTAGGCATAACGGCGGTGGTTTCCACACTGGTCGCCGGCGATCTGAAGCAGGCCTCCACCTGGGTGACGAACTCCCTGCCGCTGGCTCTCAATGCAATCAGCCCATGGGGCGGCGACCAAGGCGGCTCCGCCGGTTCAACCGCCCAGGGCAACAGGGACAACGGCGAACTGCTGCCGCTCTGGAACGCGTTGAAGTATGCCACTGGTATCAATGTGACCCAGAAAGCCTGGGTACGCAACTGGGGACGCTTCTTCACCTACTTCACACCGCCCGGAATGGCGGGTGGCACCACGGTATTCGGCGATGGCTTCGAGAAAAACGACACCGAGCTACAGGCGCGCTTCGGCAAGGCCTATACCTATTTTGCACCTACGCCGCTCGGCCGCTGGCACATGTCGCTGCTCAGCGGCGAGGATCAGACTCGCATCGAGTACCTGATGGCACCGCCTGCCGACTTCTCGGGACCGCAGCCGTTCCCCGCCGGCACGCCGAACTCGCTCTATGTTGGGTCCTTGGGCGAGGTGGCGATGCATAGCGACCTGTCGAACACGGCACGCACCTCCGTTTACTTCAAATCGAGCCGGCCGCCGTACGGCGCATTCAGCCACAGCCATGCCGACCAGAACAGTTTCGTGATCAACGCCGGCGGCCAGCGGTTGGCGATCGAGTCGGGCTACTACGACGGCTATAAGACGACACACTGGATGAACTGGTACCACCCCACACGGTCCAGCAATGCCATCACCTACGATGGCGGCTTGGGGCAACTGTTCTATGAGGCCAACCGCACGCAGGGCTACGGCAAGATCACCGGCTTCAGCAGCAGCGCCGCCTACGACATCGTCAGCGGCGACGCGACATCCGCCTATGGTGGCGCGCTCACACTGGCGCGAAGGTCGCTGCTGTATCTGCGGCCGAACCTGATTCTGGTTTATGACAACGTCGCCTCTGCGACGAATCGGCAATGGGAATGGAACATTCACTCCATCAACCAGATGACTTCCGCTTCGGACAAGACCGCAACGATCCAGAACAACGGCCAGAGCCTGTGCGTCACCATGCTTGGCGGCCCGGCGATGCATTTCACCCAGACCAACCAGTTCACCGCCAACCCCACGGGGACATGGGCGCCGCAATGGCACGGCAAGTTCTACAGCACCACCCGGCTGCCGGCTGCTGAATTTGTCGCGCTGATGAACGTCGGCTGCACGGCGGTGACGGCAAGCGCCACCAATACCAGCGGTGTCTGGACCGTGCTGATAGGCGACAAGACCGTGACTGTCGACAGCGGCGGCGCAATCACCGTCGCGACGGCGACCACCGCGACGGCTGCCGCGGCGACATCGACGACCACAACGACGACCACGACCAAAGCGACGACAACGACCACGGCCGCGCCGACGACAACGACGACCACGGCCGCGCCGACGACAACGACGACAGTTGCGACAACCACCACGACCACACTTTTGCTGACAGCGTCAGCGCCGCCGCCGGCGACGTCGTTGCCATCAACCAACACCAAGGCCATCACCACATTCGAGTCGATCGGCCTCTACTGGACGCCGCCGTCCAACCCGGGTTCGGCCGGCTGCCCGATACGCTACCAGAAGGTGGGCGATACCGCCTGGAAAAACGGCCTGCCCATGTGGTATGACGCGCGCAACAACGAGTGCCGCGGCAGCCTGGTGCAGTTGAGTCCGGGAACCAGCTATGTGGTCCAGTTCAGCCTGCCGGGCCAGGCGCCGTCGGCGCAGGTATCGGCCACCACCTGGAGCAACAACTTCCCGGTGGCCAAGACTGTCTATCTGCCCAATGGCACGTCATCGAAGACCCTGGCCATCACTGCCGGCGGCACCGCCAGCGGGTATGTGCTCTACACCTTCCCGGCGGGCGGCCAGAGCACCATCGACGTCGCCAACGCCCAGACCTACAATATCACCGTCTCCGCGCCGTACGTGATCATCCGCGAGCTGATCCTGAAGGGCGCGCAGGCGGATGCCATTCGGCTGCTGCCCGGCGCTCACGATGTCGTCATCGAGGGCAACGACATCAGCGGCTGGGGGCGTTTCAGCAGCACCACCAGCGAAGGCAACATTGGCGTTGACATGGATGCGGCTGTCCGTGCCCGCTGCTACGATCAGACGCTCGTGCGGCTGATCGTCCAGCGCAACAGGATTCATGACCCGCGCTATACGACCAACAGCTGGGCGCTCGGCCATCCAGTCGGCCCGAACGGCATCGCAACGGAAAATTGCGGCGGCAATATGGTAATCCGCTACAACGAAATCTATGCGGGGCCGAGCGGCCACTATTACATGGACGGCATCGGCGGCGCCAGCAACTTCAGTACCATCGGCATGCCGAACGCCGATTCGGACATCTACGGCAACCTGATCCAGAACGCCATGGACGACGGCATCGAGGCTGAGGGTGGTGACCGCAACGTGCGCATCTGGGGTAATTACATCAACCAGACCGGAACCGGCATTGCCAGCACCGTGGATTCTGTCGGCCCGCTCTACATCTTCCGCAACGTCTATAACCGCTCCCGGTTCAATTACGAGGTGTCGCTGGATTCGGACACCCGCGGACCGTTCGCCAAGTCGGGTTCCAAGGACGCAACCATCGGCGGCGGCCGGCGCTACCTGTTCCACAATACCTTGCTGCAGGCAACGCAGACAGGCGTCGTCTATGGGCTAGGCACCGGCAGCGCCATCACCAGCGCCGGCCTGGCGATCACCAACACGGTGACGCGCAACAACATCTTCCAGATCTGGACCTCGTCGAAAACCCTCTTCCAGGCCAGCGGCGGGTCCGCGAACGACTTCGGCTACGACCTCTACAACAGCACCAACATGGGCGGCGCCGCTGAAACGAATGGGATCTACGGCCTGCCGACCTATGCGTCGGGCAACGGCTGGACCAGCGAATCGGGCGGCATGTACCAGCTTGCCCCGAACAGCCTGGGCTATGACCGCGGTGTGCGGCTGCCGAACTTCAATGACAGCTATCTCGGCGCCGGGCCGGACATCGGCGCCGCTGAAGCGGGAGCGCCGGCCATGCAGTTCGGCGTCAAGGCGTATGTCACTGCGCCATAG
- a CDS encoding response regulator transcription factor, whose product MSEALVFIVDDDAAVRDGLSMLCESSGLNAECYDSAESFLDAYRPDQPGCLVLDVRMEGMSGPELHAILNQAGCPLAVIYLTGHGSIPLTVQSIKAGAVNFLTKPVNGTELLECIRAALLESTQMGLRIQAKTTAANHIASLTEREREVMVLMADGKTNKEIARHLGISHRTVEIHKARIMHKTGVNNLVDLIHLVEIGKRAPD is encoded by the coding sequence ATGAGCGAAGCACTTGTATTCATCGTCGACGATGACGCGGCGGTACGCGATGGACTCAGTATGCTTTGCGAAAGCTCGGGACTGAATGCCGAATGCTATGACAGTGCAGAGTCATTTTTAGATGCCTATAGACCGGATCAGCCCGGCTGTCTCGTTTTGGATGTACGGATGGAGGGCATGAGCGGCCCGGAACTGCACGCCATACTGAACCAGGCTGGCTGCCCATTAGCCGTGATTTATCTAACGGGCCACGGAAGCATCCCCTTGACGGTGCAGTCGATAAAAGCTGGTGCAGTGAACTTCCTGACCAAGCCGGTAAATGGCACCGAATTGCTGGAATGTATACGGGCAGCTCTGCTTGAGAGCACACAAATGGGTTTGCGTATACAAGCGAAGACTACTGCGGCAAATCATATTGCCAGTCTGACCGAACGCGAGCGTGAAGTCATGGTATTGATGGCCGACGGAAAGACCAACAAGGAAATAGCGCGGCATCTGGGCATCAGCCATCGTACCGTCGAAATTCACAAAGCGAGAATCATGCATAAGACGGGAGTGAACAATCTGGTCGACTTGATCCACCTCGTAGAGATCGGAAAGCGAGCGCCTGACTGA
- a CDS encoding PAS domain-containing sensor histidine kinase — MLHAKSADDLLHEVQVLQIELKMLNEILRQSQVALEESRNRYISFYEFAPVGYLTLTHAGQITEANLTAATLFGLGRKKLLGRRFDSLVATADRERWRHCFVSALGRRSTQSLDLKLDHGNGSWFYGEVQLRHQDDNAAQSAIRIVLSDVTSRKQTEEQGLAIKERLELALNATSDGVWDWDLRSGTIYRSPHYFDIVELGPDEDSRNFSFFKKTIHPDDLPRALKAIEAHIQGKTHSIEFEYRLASRSGEPKWINSRSMAVERDTDGKPVRIVGSIRDITARKQIELALVEREAQYRAATETAADGIWMVDAANGRLLSVNDAYVRRSGYRREELLTMRLSDIEADESPEAVRVHMENIRNNGSDLFETRHRAKDGEVWPAEMSISYWATGGGRFFCYVRDLTDRKRNEAVRQEVRAEMEDAMRFHVASQTVAAMAHELNQPLNAVATYSLAALHMLRNGNPKPNRLLHALESNAQQARRAGDVVHDLLEFLSTGEVTTNPEDLNDIVHTALYRIEANSLNLFQSRLELDANLPPVSANRLQVEKVMGNLIQNGIEAMHGFGISPKNIVITVRTSTDGKMAQVTVRDSGPGIDAKTLHRIFEPFFTTKQKGLGMGLAISRAIIEAHGGQLWAESEPGAGASFHFTLPFAP; from the coding sequence ATGTTGCATGCAAAATCAGCAGACGACTTGCTGCATGAAGTTCAGGTGCTCCAGATAGAACTGAAAATGCTGAACGAGATCTTGCGCCAGAGCCAGGTCGCCCTCGAGGAATCCCGCAACCGTTATATCAGCTTCTATGAATTCGCCCCGGTCGGCTATCTGACCCTGACCCATGCTGGCCAGATCACAGAAGCCAATCTCACCGCAGCCACCCTGTTTGGTCTGGGGCGCAAGAAACTCCTCGGGCGGCGCTTTGATAGCCTGGTCGCCACCGCCGACCGTGAGCGTTGGCGGCACTGCTTTGTCAGCGCATTGGGGCGGCGAAGCACGCAGTCTCTGGATCTGAAACTTGATCATGGCAATGGCTCGTGGTTTTATGGCGAGGTGCAATTGAGGCACCAGGATGACAATGCTGCGCAGTCGGCGATACGCATCGTGTTATCAGACGTCACCTCACGCAAGCAGACCGAAGAACAGGGCCTAGCCATCAAGGAACGTCTTGAGTTGGCCCTCAATGCCACCAGCGATGGTGTTTGGGATTGGGACTTGCGTAGCGGTACGATCTATCGATCGCCGCATTACTTCGACATAGTCGAGCTTGGGCCGGACGAAGATAGCCGGAATTTCAGTTTCTTCAAGAAGACGATTCATCCGGATGACCTGCCACGAGCGCTAAAGGCAATTGAAGCGCATATCCAGGGAAAAACTCATTCTATCGAATTCGAGTATCGACTCGCGTCCCGATCTGGGGAACCGAAATGGATCAACTCAAGAAGCATGGCGGTCGAGCGGGACACTGACGGCAAGCCGGTTCGGATCGTAGGCAGCATCAGGGACATCACCGCGCGCAAACAAATTGAATTGGCGTTGGTAGAACGCGAAGCCCAGTATCGGGCCGCGACCGAGACCGCAGCGGACGGGATCTGGATGGTCGACGCGGCGAATGGCCGCCTCCTCTCCGTCAACGACGCCTATGTTCGCCGCTCCGGCTACAGACGCGAGGAACTGCTCACTATGCGGTTATCGGATATCGAGGCAGATGAATCGCCGGAAGCGGTCCGCGTTCACATGGAGAATATCCGGAACAATGGCAGCGACTTGTTCGAGACCCGGCACCGGGCCAAGGACGGTGAAGTCTGGCCCGCCGAGATGAGCATCTCATATTGGGCAACTGGGGGAGGGCGCTTCTTCTGCTATGTGCGCGACCTAACAGATCGAAAGCGCAACGAGGCAGTACGACAAGAAGTGCGCGCCGAGATGGAAGATGCCATGCGGTTTCACGTAGCCAGCCAGACCGTTGCCGCCATGGCCCACGAGCTGAACCAACCACTCAATGCGGTTGCGACCTATAGCTTGGCCGCCTTGCACATGTTGCGTAACGGCAACCCGAAGCCGAATAGGCTGCTACACGCTTTGGAGAGCAATGCGCAACAGGCCCGACGTGCGGGAGACGTTGTGCATGATCTGCTGGAATTCTTGAGCACGGGTGAAGTCACTACCAATCCGGAAGACCTCAACGATATCGTGCACACAGCCCTTTACAGAATCGAGGCGAATAGCCTCAACTTATTTCAATCCCGACTTGAACTCGATGCCAACCTCCCCCCCGTGAGTGCCAACCGTCTTCAGGTGGAGAAGGTGATGGGCAACCTGATTCAGAACGGCATCGAGGCTATGCATGGCTTCGGCATCAGTCCAAAGAATATCGTCATCACGGTGCGTACCAGCACCGATGGGAAAATGGCCCAAGTGACGGTGCGTGACAGTGGCCCCGGCATCGATGCAAAGACGCTGCATCGCATCTTCGAACCTTTCTTCACGACCAAGCAAAAAGGTCTTGGCATGGGGCTGGCCATCAGTCGCGCAATCATCGAAGCGCATGGCGGACAGCTTTGGGCAGAGTCTGAGCCAGGTGCGGGAGCTAGTTTCCATTTCACTCTACCCTTTGCGCCATGA
- a CDS encoding sensor domain-containing phosphodiesterase, whose amino-acid sequence MPPSTPSPQDHLTQQKMLLQQCKRELDAARTRLNYADHFFPVYMAYLDSKECYRYHNRAYREWLGLEAGQIDGHTMREVLGKTVYAEIAAPLQEALAGKPQRYARTHKTANGGTTRYFVHLVPKFGDEGNVQGIYAMVTDETGHHSAAKTKDLPPAAKSGAKPGRLDEKQNIGETSQALYDDSLVGELGEWQNAADRIKSAIQNDEFHLYGQTIKAVQNDKFALCEIYIRMIEEEENLMPPGAFLPLAQQNGLMPEIDRWVVTNVLKHIAARRQADPDWRMTGFCVNLALDTIRDPYFPDFVRATLALFNVPGEALCFEIEAWDVDAEPADAAYLVQELACLGCLSVLCSFGRDKVSFTILKKLRVGYLKIDSGIILKILRDKSALAKLVAINRVAHTVGIKTIAEFVESDAILEKLQEIGVDFAQGIGISSPMPLTQI is encoded by the coding sequence ATGCCCCCTTCCACCCCTTCTCCGCAGGATCATCTGACGCAGCAGAAGATGCTGTTGCAACAGTGCAAACGCGAGCTTGATGCGGCGCGCACGCGATTGAATTACGCCGATCATTTCTTCCCTGTTTATATGGCGTACCTTGACAGCAAGGAATGCTATCGCTACCACAATCGGGCGTATCGTGAATGGCTTGGATTGGAAGCCGGACAAATCGACGGTCACACGATGCGGGAAGTACTGGGGAAAACTGTCTATGCCGAGATCGCCGCGCCACTGCAGGAGGCATTGGCCGGCAAGCCGCAGCGATATGCTCGCACTCATAAAACGGCGAATGGCGGAACGACCCGCTATTTTGTCCATCTGGTTCCGAAATTCGGTGATGAGGGTAATGTTCAGGGTATCTACGCGATGGTAACCGACGAGACCGGTCACCATTCCGCCGCGAAGACGAAAGACCTGCCTCCTGCGGCCAAGAGCGGAGCCAAACCCGGCAGGCTGGATGAGAAGCAGAATATCGGCGAGACCTCGCAGGCGCTGTACGATGATTCGCTCGTGGGCGAGTTGGGCGAATGGCAAAACGCGGCTGACCGGATCAAGTCTGCGATCCAGAACGACGAATTCCATTTGTACGGACAGACCATCAAGGCGGTGCAGAACGACAAGTTTGCACTATGCGAGATCTATATCCGCATGATCGAAGAGGAAGAGAACCTCATGCCCCCCGGCGCATTCCTGCCGCTGGCGCAGCAAAACGGCCTGATGCCGGAAATCGATCGCTGGGTCGTAACCAATGTGCTGAAGCATATTGCGGCGCGCAGGCAGGCCGATCCGGACTGGCGTATGACCGGCTTCTGCGTCAATCTGGCGCTCGACACCATCCGCGATCCCTATTTCCCCGATTTCGTGCGCGCTACGCTCGCGTTGTTCAACGTGCCAGGCGAAGCGCTGTGCTTTGAAATCGAAGCGTGGGATGTGGATGCCGAGCCAGCCGACGCAGCCTACTTGGTGCAGGAACTGGCGTGCCTGGGCTGCTTGTCCGTGCTCTGCAGCTTCGGCCGCGACAAGGTGTCCTTTACCATCCTGAAAAAGCTTCGCGTCGGCTATCTCAAGATCGACAGCGGCATCATCCTGAAAATCCTGCGCGACAAATCGGCACTGGCCAAGCTCGTTGCGATCAACCGCGTGGCACACACGGTGGGAATCAAGACCATTGCGGAGTTTGTCGAAAGCGATGCCATCCTCGAGAAACTGCAGGAGATCGGGGTCGACTTCGCGCAGGGAATCGGCATATCCTCGCCGATGCCACTGACGCAAATCTGA
- the orn gene encoding oligoribonuclease yields the protein MAQDQNALVWLDMEMTGLDPEHDRILELAMVVTNSNLETIAESAVWAVKQSDTVLAGMDEWNQKTHGKSGLIAKVKSSALCEADVEAQAIEFIKLHVPQGKSPMCGNSICQDRRFMARYMPKLERYFHYRNLDVSTLKELCKRWKPEVAKGLTKHGKHEALADIYESIEEMKYYREHFLKL from the coding sequence ATGGCACAGGATCAAAATGCGCTGGTCTGGCTCGACATGGAAATGACCGGGCTTGATCCGGAACATGATCGCATTCTCGAGCTGGCCATGGTGGTAACCAACAGCAATCTGGAAACCATCGCCGAAAGCGCCGTTTGGGCGGTGAAGCAGTCTGACACAGTGCTGGCCGGCATGGACGAATGGAACCAGAAAACCCACGGCAAATCCGGCCTGATCGCCAAGGTGAAGAGTTCAGCGCTGTGTGAAGCCGACGTCGAGGCGCAGGCAATCGAATTCATCAAGCTGCATGTGCCGCAGGGCAAGTCGCCCATGTGCGGCAACTCGATTTGCCAGGATCGCCGCTTCATGGCGCGCTACATGCCAAAACTTGAGCGCTACTTCCACTATCGCAACCTCGATGTGTCGACACTGAAGGAACTCTGCAAGCGCTGGAAGCCGGAGGTGGCAAAAGGCCTCACCAAACACGGCAAGCACGAGGCGCTGGCGGACATTTACGAATCGATCGAGGAAATGAAGTACTACCGCGAACATTTCCTGAAGCTTTAG
- a CDS encoding M48 family metallopeptidase translates to MNINSIQLFFLFVLAITALRLWLTMRQIAHVTAHRDQVPQRFAARITLDEHQKAADYTVVKNHLALIQAVVETGLLLAFTLGGLLDACAQLPLRWFAEGGYAYGLALFAVFGLIGFVVDLPLSLYRTFVVDARFGFNKTTPALYLTDLLKQTLLAVLIGAPLLFVVLWLMAQMGEHWWLWVWLFWIGFSLVIQLLFPTLIAPLFNKFTPLADDTLRARIDALLARCGFRSSGVFVMDGSKRSTQGNAYFTGFGAAKRIVFFDTLIERLQPAEIEAVLAHELGHFKLRHVWKGIAATWLLSLGLLWLLGVLMTQPWFYMTLGVHHPGTAMALILFMLVLPVALFPLSPLLSAFSRRHEYEADTFAARQTNASDMVTALVKLYRDNASTLTPDPLHSLFHDSHPPASLRIARLETV, encoded by the coding sequence GTGAACATCAATTCCATTCAGCTGTTTTTTCTCTTCGTGCTTGCCATCACGGCACTGCGCCTGTGGCTCACCATGCGCCAGATCGCCCACGTCACCGCGCACCGCGATCAGGTACCACAGCGCTTCGCGGCCCGCATCACGCTCGATGAACACCAAAAGGCGGCCGACTATACCGTCGTCAAAAATCATCTGGCATTAATTCAAGCTGTTGTCGAAACCGGATTGCTACTGGCATTTACCCTCGGAGGGCTGCTTGATGCCTGCGCGCAACTGCCCCTGCGTTGGTTCGCCGAAGGCGGTTATGCCTATGGGTTGGCGCTGTTCGCCGTCTTCGGCCTGATCGGTTTTGTCGTCGACCTGCCGTTATCGCTATACCGTACCTTCGTCGTCGACGCGCGTTTCGGCTTCAACAAGACCACGCCCGCCCTGTATCTCACCGATCTGCTCAAGCAGACCCTGCTCGCCGTGCTGATCGGCGCGCCGCTGCTGTTTGTCGTGCTGTGGCTGATGGCGCAGATGGGCGAGCACTGGTGGCTGTGGGTATGGCTGTTCTGGATCGGCTTCAGTCTCGTCATCCAGTTGCTGTTCCCGACGCTGATTGCGCCGCTGTTCAACAAATTCACGCCGCTCGCCGACGACACCCTGCGTGCCCGCATCGATGCCTTGCTGGCGCGCTGCGGCTTTCGCAGCAGTGGTGTATTCGTCATGGATGGCTCGAAGCGTTCGACACAGGGCAACGCCTATTTCACCGGATTTGGCGCAGCCAAGCGCATCGTGTTTTTCGACACCCTGATCGAGCGCCTGCAGCCGGCCGAGATCGAAGCCGTGCTGGCGCACGAACTGGGCCACTTCAAGCTGCGCCATGTCTGGAAAGGCATCGCGGCGACCTGGCTGCTCAGTCTTGGCCTGCTCTGGCTGCTGGGCGTGCTGATGACGCAACCATGGTTCTATATGACGCTCGGCGTGCATCACCCCGGCACCGCCATGGCGCTGATCCTGTTCATGCTGGTATTGCCGGTTGCACTGTTCCCGCTGTCGCCGCTGCTCTCGGCCTTTTCGCGCAGGCACGAATATGAGGCAGACACCTTTGCCGCGCGCCAAACTAATGCCAGTGACATGGTTACGGCGCTGGTCAAACTCTATCGCGACAATGCCTCGACCTTGACGCCCGACCCGCTGCATTCGCTGTTCCACGATTCGCATCCGCCGGCGAGCCTGCGCATCGCGCGGCTAGAAACCGTATAA
- the rsgA gene encoding ribosome small subunit-dependent GTPase A, giving the protein MNTRRGTIVAAFGRHYDIRLDDGRIVTGFPKGKKSPYACGDRVEVEPDADGRGQIVRHVPRTTLLYRSDQYRQKLIAANATQLIFVVATEPGFSDELLSRAIVAAEHEHMNVLIVLNKCDLSSGLAAARAMLAPYAALGYEVIEMSAKSNADALRPRLKGHASVLVGQSGMGKSTLINALIPDAMAATREISTALDSGKHTTTYGRLYRTPEGDAIIDCPGVQEFGLAHLSFGEIENAFREFRQFLDQCRFRDCHHAAEPGCAIKNGVAQGTVSARRIELFLRIAAHCRQ; this is encoded by the coding sequence TTGAACACGCGCCGGGGCACCATCGTGGCCGCTTTCGGCCGGCACTACGACATCCGCCTCGACGATGGCCGCATCGTCACGGGTTTTCCCAAAGGCAAAAAGAGTCCCTATGCCTGCGGCGACCGCGTGGAAGTCGAGCCGGATGCCGACGGCCGGGGACAGATCGTCCGTCATGTGCCGCGCACCACCCTGCTTTACCGCAGCGACCAGTATCGGCAGAAGCTGATCGCCGCCAATGCCACCCAGTTGATATTCGTCGTCGCTACCGAACCGGGTTTCAGCGACGAACTGCTCTCGCGCGCCATCGTCGCCGCTGAACATGAGCACATGAATGTCCTCATCGTGCTCAACAAATGCGATCTGTCGTCCGGCCTCGCAGCGGCGCGGGCGATGCTGGCCCCCTATGCCGCACTGGGTTATGAAGTGATCGAAATGTCAGCCAAATCGAATGCCGACGCTCTGCGACCACGACTCAAGGGACATGCAAGCGTACTGGTGGGACAATCCGGCATGGGCAAGTCGACGCTGATCAATGCGCTTATTCCGGATGCCATGGCCGCCACGCGCGAGATATCCACCGCGCTCGATTCCGGCAAGCACACCACCACCTATGGCCGGCTCTACCGAACCCCTGAAGGTGATGCCATTATCGATTGTCCAGGCGTGCAGGAATTCGGTCTCGCCCACCTCAGCTTCGGCGAAATCGAAAACGCATTCCGCGAGTTCCGCCAGTTTCTCGATCAGTGCCGCTTCCGCGATTGCCACCATGCGGCCGAGCCGGGATGTGCCATCAAGAACGGCGTGGCACAAGGCACCGTGTCGGCAAGACGGATTGAATTGTTCCTGCGCATCGCGGCCCACTGCCGGCAATGA